Genomic window (Nymphalis io chromosome 28, ilAglIoxx1.1, whole genome shotgun sequence):
ggaattaaaaaaagtaaataaatattcgcaGGAGGATATTAGTAGTaactagcgccatctagcgaCGAGTGGATAGCATAATAATAGTACATAAACAGGTGACATAAATAATACTTCATATTGACATCAAGGAATACAAGCAAGGAGATTTGGAAGTCAGTTGCAAATATTTagataagattaattaaaatccgCGCACGATCGTAACGGAATACGATATTTTGGAATTGGACACTCACTTTGGCAAACTCTTGTGACTTGTTTGTTAGTGTGGATTAcgaattaagaatttatttcccaagaaaaaaaagaatacaattctctttatatatttgagAACACAAGATTAATAAaccacttatatattatatacacaatacaAGGGCGTTACAcaataataaagaacaaaatatattaaactgttcacttaaaataatgtagATATGACAAATCCAAGATGCAATATTACGATGCGTATTATCGTCTTTAGCTAATTTACAAATTGTCAATTAGTGTGAGGAGAGAGGTAGAATTTTGAAACACCAATGACGCGAAATAATTTCtgcaattgtaaatatatacaaagaacCAAACACATCTTAGACATAATCTGCTAAAATCATGTTCCTCTTTTGTATTTGAATTCGTACAATTATTGTTCGGAATTACTATACTAACGCTTTATCGCTCCAGAACATTTTAGATTTTTCTAGACACGGTTCAATGCCAGTCTGATAACACgcagattatattaattattaatattattataaataatattatctctcttaataaatttaatattaggaaAATTTGAagaagttttgattttttttatctaatttaatatGTAGTAGTCCCTTTCTTTttctcttaattattttttttttttaatttttacttatgttTTACGTCTTCCttcttttattatctgtatttaatataatatgttttaattgaatattggGAACAACTAGGTAAtggttaagttttattaaaatttattgttttatttaatatatttgtactgttcatttccaaaataaataataaaattattatctttcgATTAAGAGGGATAGTTGACATACTTACTAGATATCTTAAAACGATTTGCGGCACGGTCTTTCCGTGACGGTTAGCGAGTTTGACGAGTTCAGGGTCGTCAACGCGTGGCGGTGGTGAATTCGAAGTCGCTTTACTCGGGAACAGCGATCCGAATGGCGTGTACCCCATCACCGCTATACCGTGATCGCGAGAGAACTGCCTCAACTGTTCTTGTTGGAGATTCAAATTGACCTGGAGGAATAATAACGTTcctagtatatttatttgaccGACTCACTGTTCTTATGGCTAGCTTATAACTCTGTAGATATCGGGGTTCAAGGTTCAAGCCCCGGGTCGCGACGATATAAAGTTATTGGCTTTTGCTGTCAAGAGATTCTCAATCGCCTATCGTCGGATTGCCGAccgatcggattatgaaagtgattGAACAGTTCATCTGTGTTGCACGCACctgagcactataatatatcattcGATGAAGTTAGTCCTTAGGACTACCTCACATGAGCATGTTACGATATCTTGTCGTGAGGTTTTTCGACATGACATtgcatattatacaaattcacGTCATGAAATTGTATCATGCACATGGTACGTTCGCTGTATATTTATGTGTTAAGGCCAAAGGGCTGTCCTTAAGAATTGCCGCACTGAGGGAAATCGTACAGAAGTGAGAACATTATCACTGAAAGTCTGCAGTCTTTAGAACTGGATAACCCTACGACAAAAGTCCAACCTGTGCACATACatttgtgcactaaaatatattcagtGTAAAAGTTAATAGTAGTAGTTATTCAGTCACGAGGATTATATttgttggtggtagggctatcaGCTATGTGAGCCCAGATGGCTGCCCACCACTCATCACATACGCTACCACCTTACATTGGCGATGTGTGACAAGGTTAATACTTCttcagtgccaatgtctatgggtgctATAGACCGCTTATCATCAGATGtgggccatctgatgataaGCGGTTAATAGCgccttttaattaaaagaaaatgttataaCCTCAACTTGGAGCACGGCGGGAGCGACGTCGCTGCTGTTGATTAGTCTCTCCAGCTGTTGGACGTTGAAGTTGCAGACGCCGATGGACCGAGCGAGGCCCAGCTTTTTCGCCTCCACCATACCTTGCCAGGTTTCGACGTAGTCTATTTCGTTGACCGTGTTATTtgactgaaataaaaattgtcataGTGCCTTTTgtcatgtttattaaaataaactgtgTTAATGATAAATCATCCTGTGCTTACGTGTTAGTTACAGCAGAGTCAACCGCCATAGGCTGTATCCACACTATCAAAGATTTAATCAAAAGAtgtaccatagacaatttagtactttttaattatttgacacaTTCGTAACAAAAATTAGACATTATTATCGACAtttttttgtgtgtgtatatagcCTAGCCCTGTTCAAACTTTGAACTATTCAATTTAaactaccgtaaccgtaacagcctgtgaatgtcccactgctgggctaaaggcctcctctcctctttttgaggagaaggtattggagcttattccaccacgctgctccaatgcgggttggtggaatacacatgtggcagatttcagtgaaattagacacatgcaggtttcctcacgatgttttccttcaccgtaaagcacgagatgaattataatcacaaattaagcacatgaaaattcagtgttgcttgcccgggtttgaacccactatcatcggttaagattcacgcgttcttaccttgggccatctcggctttaaactatatataataaaattataaaaaaataatatatgcgcCTAAACGGTAGCCTGGAATACAGTGCTTGGAATTAATTTTTACCCGTATATAATATACCCccggacaaacaaacaaacaaaaataaaaataatatttattttagtttttatgacTTGTGAATAGCCATTTTATAAAAGGCAGATATTGTAatcacaataaatttaatttatttaaggattCGATGCCAGACAAGGTCAGAAAAACAGGatattatataccatataaCGGTGATATAGCGAGGCCAAATCTGTGTATGTATTGtcgaataaaacataatattaagctGATACAATCATTTTGCAATCTTATATTATCTCGTTTACATATCGCttgctataattatataaaaataaagttaatttaattcgtccgtatttaattagtattgtatatggaataataaaaactcgTAGATATGTTTGTAAATGAACTAAAACAACGGTTGGCAACTGACTAACTTTCTTGTCAACATTTTTTTGGTGCATTTTCGGTCGTTCGGACGTTTTTGTGTGAGTGAGTttgttgtatacatacatagatactTAATATATAGATAGTCAAATTGAAAACTTCCGCTCGAAAAAAAGGCAAAAGAATGTCAACAgcgataaaatttgtaattttaattaacaaagtaATAGCCAGGAGACGATCCTAAATTTAACCCCCGAGTCATCCATTTTATCCACGAActgactaattttattttatttttaatttagcattATTAATGTTGcctgttataaaatatacttacataagTTGATATAGGCCAGTGGACTAGATATAGATCGACGTATTCCAAGTTGAGTTTAGCGAGCGATTCCCGAAGCGATGGTACCACATCTTGACGGGCGTGTTTGTCGTTCCATAGCTGAAAATATTGAACCGAAGTTAGATGAggacaaataaatgaataaagaaGTACATagcaatataaattacaaatacataggGACTGTAACAATGATTGCGtgaatgataacaatatatccTTTTTGAATCCAATTCTTGGGTGAAAAAATGAAAACGTTTTACAAATTACTTCGCTTAAATGCATTCAACTTTCATACTTCGGATAATGCGTTTTGGTTATCAGATATTCGAATATTTAACCAAGAAAATGTTTAACAAGGATCATTATCGACTCTGCAGATATGATCAGgaatgctattctgtaagaacttaccAATGCAATGATGACAAATCATGTGTGTGagtaatatacaattttgatgcgtgtatttttgaataattagtaCGGTCAATATCAATTTCTGACAACCATGACCGTATTCACggtgagtttcgaatttgttcttacGGAGTACCCTACTGCTCAATGCTTAAGCTTGCTAACTTTCTGCGTCGTTTGCATTAGTTATCTTTCGTATTGCTTTCTGATGTGTCAATTATCTCATCATAAGACTGTTATTACCTTTGTAGTGATGAAAACATCTTCCCTTTTCACGTCACCGTTTTTAATCTTCTTGTTTACAGCTTTTCCCACCTAtagagataataaaaaaaagaatagtaaaaaatagtaattgtcTATGGTATAATTAATCTAATGTCTTTGATAgtttgccaatgcgccaccaaccttggtaatgACGATGTTATGTTctggtgcctgtagttatactggcttactcaactttctaaccggaacacaacaaaactgtTGCTGTTCTACTGTCAGAGTACGTAATGAGTGGATACGCAGCAAGCAAGTAGGCCGCAAGCCTTACAGTACATAATACgcataattaataagtaaaaataacgtCTTGTTGTCTCACTGCTGGGAAAAGCCTTATTCCCTCGAGGAAGCTTGGAGTGTGGTTTGGTGGATACATAGCTGAGTATCATGAATGAGCAGCTTGGTGAAATATCCAACACCTTCTCATAACGAGAAGAGGCCATAACCCAGCGGTGGAACATTCACGAGTTATTTTTAGGAAGCATCATTAACAATCAATAACCAAAAAAACACAAGTTGTAGTGCATACTATATAAGAACTATTAGCAATCccatgaaatatgtaaatctaaggtttgtttaccgTTACTCCTTCGATTGAAAtagactattttatatataactattaaccACCCGTCCcgaattatttgtttgtttcgctttcacgttttaagttttcaaccgatcatcatgaaatgttGTATACCCACGACTTACAGAAAAGAAAGGTGTCCTAACACTCACGTGGACTAAGCCACGGACGAAAAGCCAGGCTTGTAATGCTGTCTATGAATAAATTCCCACTTTTATGTTGAAGAACACACAAAGAATATAACCTGTTGTTTTCGTCCAAAAAACTTTGCAAACTTAGTCAGTTGTTCTGCGTAGGCGTACgtaaagtttcatcacaatcggatgtGTGTTGTAGAAACATATAgatgacaaacaaacaaagaaacgttcattttatttattaaagaatatagattttttttaatagaataggaaggcggacgagcatatgggccacctgatggtaagcggtcaccaaacgcccttagacattggcattgtaaaaaatgtcaaccatttcttacatagcAAATGCatcactaaccttgggaactaagattttacgtcccttgtgcctgtaattacactggctcactcacccttcaaagcggaacacaacaatatcaagtattgctgttttgcggtagattatctgatgagtgggtggtacatacccagacgagcttgcacaaagccctaccaccagttaaaaatatagaattttataatattaattaatacctGTTCCTcggtgaaatatatataagctgTGTCGATGTGCCTGTATCCAATATCGATGGCGGCTTCGACTGCTTTCTCAACTGAGTCACTTGTCACTTTATGCACCCCACcctaaaaacaaatgttatttattacaccCCCACTCGacaaatgacaaaaaataaaaaaaattaaaagtaacagtgTATCCCTATAAGGAAAGACTTCATCTTCAGGAGAAGACTTGAAGCATAATCCAATCGAACGACAGTCCAGTGCGAGCTGCTGGATTTACATCAGCGCCACTAACGTTGGGAACAaggatattatgtcccttgtgcatgtagttacactggtgcCCTTTTCAAACCGTAACCACAGATTATATAACACTATTCAGTACCGGAACACAGCACtactatactaagtattgctgtttggcggtagaacataTGATAAGTGAGTGATactcagacgaacttgcacaaatcCAATATATTTACGCATTTCTTTAATTCCTCTtctgatatacatatgtatatctggTACAAATTATGGAAGTTAAAGCAAGGAGTGCATGGTAACACTTTCAGGGACTTTTACTAACAATAATTGTTATGATGTCTATAGGCGCTTACTGTATGTGAAagtgttgtatatataatcgTATGTACAAGGTAAGAAAAAGATTTTTATGTGGCAATGGAGTACGTCTTTATGAACGTGTCTGGACTCAGTCCTTTTAAATcacctgaatcttaaccaagTTTATGATTTCCAAGATAAACCCCACTCAATTTCATGTACTTCTTTTTGAAGTTATAATAtaggtaaaggaaaacattgtgaggaactGCATGTGctggataaaaaaaataaaataaaaatctggcATGTACAAccaccaatctgcattggagcagcgtggtagaatgtCGAATAAGTTCCTAATTTACTTAACttaaaggccttagcccagcacttgTCCTCTACAGACGATTACATACCTTTCCATCAAAACCAAGCCAGGTTCCTAGACCGAATGCAGGCATGGAGTTTCCATCATTAAGTTTGATCTTCGGAGCAACACCGGCTGGAGGCACAGactgtaacaaatatttgcacataaaattttctattttcttatttattctttataatgaTCATGATGTCGtcatgaccgatttcggccgcggtggccaatctcaaaggAGACTAGCCAAGTGCGCGGGACATGCACTATAATAGTGCATATTCCGTTAatctcatagtccgatgggacggcaatccgaccaACCGGCAACCGGagagagttcagacgcaggacggctttgcgtgctttccgaggcaataaagtgtacacacttccaacttctagactccagGCTGAGAATTTTAGTCCCAACCTGGAGTTTGAACCTCGGATTCTGCGCCACTATTTAGACTTACGAGGCagtcatctcttgctttacaaTGTACCTCCTCCCCCAAACGACACATTTTTACGACTCGTCATAAAAATACTActttggtattttatttttttgctttttgtGGTAATTAACCACAggaaaaatttaacattattcaaaacagaatcaaatatatattgttgtatatcGATCGATCATTATAAAGGACGACTGTTTGGATTTTTTTGCgtgttgtttttgttaaatcattcattatttttgatcggttgagtaattGAGACTTAACAGTCTGTATCTTCACAAACGTATCATCCGTGCCTTATTGTATCCCGTCTATACAGcatcacaataaaattattaatgacaaactttgactttgatattaattatatagtattcaTATGGAAATACAAATTTGAATTGAACTTCATTGATTCGGAATGTGAGACAGCCTTCCTTGGAATGGATTGTTCAACATTAAAACATGCATTTctcatttatgttaaaaaactaACATTTAAATGTCAAGTATgactttaaattaacttattatatattccgattcgaaaacatttaaatttattaaacaacatttataaaaaagcaaccgcatgtttattctaccgagaagaaccggaaaAGActcaatattcttaatatttaactttatttgttattaatattttaattccaatTATTATTTCTGTGAATTTGAATTGTAGACATATTTTTGCAAGAAGACActtcatttatatatgtttaatggctcatttgtatttattattgtactcCTTGgttgacattttaataatatatataatatatattctttatgaacatcaacgaatactaactccaatgtcttctataattgatattatcCTGTGTAGTAtattaagtcttttttttattaaaaaaactagctgtgtccgcggtttcacccgcgtataacttaaaaaaattccTAAGAGCagataatatttcagtatatacaacatttttagttttactttcgtaggatattagtattttttcaagaaaacaaatacgtatgtatgtttgaatactttcaaacaacctactcaactacccgttgaaataatatgtcaaaactataaaaagtaataaaaactgtctatgtcTATTTtcggtcttatctcgatatctttcataagaattaatattttgtaacaacgaatttgcaaataatgcattatcttagaacaaatttgattaccataccaAAAGTTACAGTCAACcctaaaagatagacatatatcTACGCATGCGCGAGTTAACCGACACTCAACAGTATAacctgaaccctatttaatatgattgatcgtatagatctgagttcaacttacattggaagtaATAAATtctctgaaactgtccattttttaaaacttagttttgttcctataaattttcaatcatcatcattttacagactatcatttatctAACTAAAGTTTCgaccaattcaactgaacagttattttatagcaattttatcgaataaatgttcaacgtgattcttttaattgacataagtctattatttatgaaccgattgaaataagacaaacactaaattttaagtgaactTAGCCATAATACATTGGCGAAAATCACACACAAATCCGTTAaaccgtttctaagattagcttGCACAAACGCATATAGAAAtagataaacagacaaaaattccaAGAATCATTGTTTTGTGTTCTATTGCGTTGGTAACGGCCCCCGGTAATCGTTTTACTGATATATCTTAACTACATACGGTACGGTTTTTGCAGCGCACGCCAGAATGGCCCGCAGGTAGGAGTTTTTTTCCGACTTATATGatacttattgttatattttggccGATTTAATCAATAGCTGTATAAATTATAGCCTATATGTTATTCTGATG
Coding sequences:
- the LOC126779295 gene encoding aldo-keto reductase AKR2E4-like, yielding MWKLYYIVSFYVGAVTCLSVPPAGVAPKIKLNDGNSMPAFGLGTWLGFDGKGGVHKVTSDSVEKAVEAAIDIGYRHIDTAYIYFTEEQVGKAVNKKIKNGDVKREDVFITTKLWNDKHARQDVVPSLRESLAKLNLEYVDLYLVHWPISTYSNNTVNEIDYVETWQGMVEAKKLGLARSIGVCNFNVQQLERLINSSDVAPAVLQVEVNLNLQQEQLRQFSRDHGIAVMGYTPFGSLFPSKATSNSPPPRVDDPELVKLANRHGKTVPQIVLRYLFELGVVPIPKTVKKERLMENVDIFDFELQAEDKDLLKSFDRNYRTIDLRSFWATSKFYPFELDE